A section of the Larus michahellis chromosome 1, bLarMic1.1, whole genome shotgun sequence genome encodes:
- the LOC141751398 gene encoding uncharacterized protein LOC141751398, translating into MEMVPQLQILQIHCLMETTYNRSPGQAAAPVEFLALRLKSTQHLQCCSFSGTSLGNEHLPFPQRDQHQERKNNYLSNIPMGITVQNITGSTAMVIWPKMASCADTFYSVMYHPNWNSMLSSYSRKSFQKEERVPTTRSSFVVENLTPLTTYIVCVTCQSANPSSDQCRVFNTLERDPASASNTKKELALGIWLTSSVLLLIIAAILLYGCLHILCRRRCERLRGQNGTPKQDHGKAWTKNTAQDSEELGRQSQLMQDTEEKHPGGIQLATIIENPSACKEPVMPTSKSRERMSTTRQCSAIN; encoded by the exons atgGAAATGGTTCCCCAATTGCAAATTCTGCAAATACACTGCCTCATGGAGACAACATACAACCGATCACCTGGACAGGCAGCAGCTCCAGTTGAGTTCCT AGCATTACGATTAAAATCCACACAAcatctccagtgctgcagcttcTCAGGTACCTCCCTGGGAAACGAACACCTCCCCTTTCCACAGCGAGATCAGCatcaagagaggaaaaacaactaCTTAAGCAACATCCCAATGGGAATAACCGTCCAAAACATCACTGGAAGCACGGCAATGGTAATTTGGCCAAAAATGGCCAGTTGTGCCGACACCTTTTATAGCGTCATGTACCACCCTAACTGGAACAGCATGCTATCCAGTTACTCAAGAAAGAGCTTTCAGAAGGAAGAGAGGGTGCCCACCACTCGCTCCTCCTTTGTTGTTGAAAACCTGACTCCGCTGACAACGTACATCGTGTGCGTGACCTGTCAGTCCGCCAACCCCTCCAGTGACCAGTGCAGAGTTTTCAACACACTGGAACGAGACCCGGCATCTGCAAGCAACACCAAGAAAGAGCTCGCGCTGGGCATCTGGCTCACCAGCAGCGTCCTGCTCCTCATCATCGCAGCAATCCTCCTCTACGGCTGCCTGCACATCCTGTGCCGCCGGAGATGCGAGCGTTTGCGAGGGCAAAACGGAACCCCCAAACAAGACCACGGGAAGGCGTGGACCAAAAACACAGCGCAGGACTCAGAGGAGCTCGGCCGGCAGAGCCAACTGATGCAGGACACTGAGGAAAAGCATCCAGGTGGCATCCAGCTGGCCACAATCATAGAGAATCCCTCAGCATGCAAGGAGCCCGTCATGCCGACTTCCAAAAGCCGTGAACGCATGTCAACGACAAGACAGTGCTCTGCCATAAATTAG